A single Spiroplasma floricola 23-6 DNA region contains:
- a CDS encoding ABC transporter ATP-binding protein, producing MKEKKFKSEKAFSAKKFFDSFKMIGEAIKKNPKTFTGYLIFTIIDAILYSSMTIVVSQMTKNVTSQGLQANHFLWFTMSWISWIYVGIVLLLAIILFDYLTNIYAAMFAKRVEIYLRIKALKKLVDIDISYYSKNQIGLIMTRVINDSQGSGDAFNDFLLNLLFSSISFITMIFFMISIDVTLTLIVIGIFVLLVIIIWTIFIYYRRAIIIAFDVKQAIDADITDRLINIRAIKANASESRETVRNKKLHEKYDQKLSKAIWLQSLLSFFSYTFAWALPIVTIISAIGLYSNSLKPEELSNLLVAFTSATNNVLYALLTLPIWMRGLTRLSNCVMRLNYIYNSNSLLKFIDNPEKIGDIKNITFNKVTFNYPESPKKQILAEISLNFEKNKSYAFVGETGVGKSTIAKLLLRFYDVTTGELLINGKNIQKIDHNDYLDKVGYVEQEPQILYGTVMDNLKYPFFDKTDEQAIEAAKKAKIHNYIKKLPMGYDTILGERGFMLSGGQKQRLVIARIFLKDPQLLILDEATSALDNVVEKEIQLELNKLMLGRTTVVIAHKLSTIINVDEIIVLDKNGIAQKGNFNELKEKEGHFKKLYTLGLMK from the coding sequence ATGAAGGAGAAAAAATTTAAAAGTGAAAAAGCTTTTTCAGCAAAGAAATTTTTCGACTCATTTAAAATGATTGGAGAGGCAATTAAAAAAAATCCTAAAACATTTACAGGTTATTTAATTTTTACAATAATTGATGCAATTTTATATTCTTCAATGACTATTGTTGTAAGTCAAATGACAAAAAATGTTACAAGCCAAGGTTTACAAGCAAATCATTTTTTATGATTTACAATGAGCTGAATTAGTTGAATTTATGTAGGCATAGTTCTGCTTCTTGCAATTATATTATTTGATTACTTAACAAATATCTATGCAGCTATGTTTGCAAAAAGAGTAGAAATTTATTTAAGAATAAAAGCACTTAAAAAATTAGTTGATATTGATATTAGTTATTATTCAAAAAATCAAATAGGATTAATAATGACTAGAGTAATAAACGACAGTCAAGGATCAGGTGATGCATTTAATGATTTTTTATTAAACTTACTTTTTAGTAGCATCAGTTTTATAACAATGATATTTTTTATGATTTCAATTGATGTTACTCTTACTCTAATTGTTATAGGTATTTTTGTTCTTTTAGTAATAATAATTTGAACTATTTTTATATATTATAGAAGAGCAATAATTATTGCTTTTGATGTTAAACAAGCAATTGATGCAGATATTACAGATAGATTAATAAATATTAGAGCAATTAAAGCTAATGCTTCTGAAAGTAGAGAAACTGTTAGAAATAAAAAGTTGCATGAAAAGTATGATCAAAAACTAAGTAAAGCTATTTGATTACAATCACTTTTATCATTTTTTTCTTATACTTTTGCTTGAGCTTTACCAATTGTCACAATTATTTCAGCTATTGGCTTATATAGTAATTCATTGAAACCTGAAGAACTTTCAAATTTACTTGTAGCATTTACATCAGCTACAAACAATGTCTTATATGCATTATTGACATTGCCAATATGAATGAGAGGTTTAACTAGATTATCAAATTGTGTTATGAGACTTAACTATATTTATAACTCAAATTCATTGTTGAAATTTATTGATAATCCAGAAAAAATTGGAGATATTAAAAATATTACTTTTAATAAAGTAACTTTTAATTATCCTGAATCACCAAAAAAACAAATATTGGCAGAAATTAGCTTAAATTTTGAGAAAAATAAAAGCTATGCTTTTGTTGGAGAAACTGGTGTTGGAAAGTCAACAATAGCAAAATTATTATTAAGATTTTATGATGTTACAACAGGTGAACTTTTAATAAATGGTAAAAATATACAAAAAATAGATCATAATGACTATTTAGATAAAGTTGGATATGTCGAACAAGAACCACAAATACTTTATGGAACAGTTATGGACAATTTAAAATATCCATTTTTTGACAAAACAGATGAACAAGCAATTGAAGCAGCTAAGAAAGCCAAGATCCACAATTACATAAAAAAACTACCAATGGGCTATGATACAATTTTAGGAGAACGAGGATTCATGCTAAGTGGGGGACAAAAACAACGTTTAGTAATTGCACGGATTTTCTTAAAAGATCCACAATTATTAATTCTTGATGAAGCTACAAGTGCTTTAGATAATGTAGTTGAAAAAGAAATTCAATTAGAGCTGAATAAATTAATGTTGGGAAGAACCACTGTTGTAATAGCACATAAATTAAGCACAATTATAAATGTAGATGAAATCATTGTTCTAGACAAAAATGGGATTGCTCAAAAAGGTAACTTTAATGAATTAAAAGAAAAAGAGGGTCATTTTAAAAAACTATATACACTAGGTTTAATGAAATAG
- a CDS encoding YfcC family protein: protein MNNKEPKFKKKFKFKIPTSFTILFAVLIMIMITSWILYYSGVTYNKPGKNETDPSVPTVITGIGIVDLFVSIFKGFEDKVEIIVFVLSIGAFIYIVMKSKSLDALTQKIAWKFKDKTIWAIPIIVIFLSFCGSAYGMAEEALGFHMIVIPLMLVAGFDVFTALITVLLGGGIGPMLATFDPFLIFTAADAANSQAMDGLIFRLIAWVLVTGFTSGWIMFYARNVKKNPQLSYTFSTLEEDKKFFLKEQINEVALTKKRITISVIFLVMFLIMIAYLFPWDELFKTTAMKDFGNWVNKYIPFLTGLVPGMGYGDMFIVAGFFLIGSLIVAILNWEGEETFIEDLLAGAKDMIGVAFIISIAGAITYLLKETGIQALMLAGIKNSNIGNMNPFLFIIITFLLFIPMSFALPSTSGFSSAVFPVWGPLAGSISIGSTGTNMISGSITAFAYANGMANMVSPASGIVVGAAQIGRTSYGTIIKGTWKFHLSLFIINIALLLIGTGLNYTGSHIF from the coding sequence ATGAATAATAAAGAACCTAAATTTAAAAAGAAATTTAAATTTAAAATACCCACCTCATTTACGATACTTTTTGCAGTATTGATAATGATAATGATAACATCTTGAATATTGTATTATTCAGGAGTAACTTATAATAAACCGGGAAAAAACGAAACAGACCCATCAGTTCCAACTGTAATTACAGGTATTGGAATTGTAGATTTATTTGTATCTATATTTAAAGGATTTGAAGATAAAGTAGAAATTATTGTATTTGTTTTATCAATTGGAGCATTTATTTATATAGTAATGAAGTCAAAATCACTAGATGCGTTGACTCAAAAAATAGCGTGAAAATTTAAAGATAAGACAATCTGAGCAATTCCAATTATTGTTATATTTTTAAGTTTTTGTGGTTCTGCATATGGAATGGCAGAAGAAGCTTTGGGATTTCATATGATAGTTATTCCATTAATGTTAGTAGCAGGTTTTGATGTTTTCACAGCATTAATAACAGTATTACTTGGTGGGGGAATTGGTCCCATGTTGGCAACATTTGATCCTTTCTTAATTTTTACAGCAGCAGATGCTGCAAATTCTCAAGCAATGGATGGTTTAATTTTTAGATTAATAGCTTGAGTTCTTGTAACAGGATTTACTTCAGGGTGAATAATGTTTTATGCAAGAAATGTTAAAAAAAATCCTCAGCTTTCATATACATTTTCAACATTAGAAGAGGATAAAAAATTCTTTTTAAAAGAACAAATTAACGAAGTTGCTTTAACTAAAAAAAGAATAACAATCAGTGTAATTTTTTTAGTAATGTTTTTAATAATGATTGCATATCTATTTCCTTGAGATGAATTGTTTAAAACAACTGCCATGAAGGATTTTGGAAATTGAGTTAACAAATATATTCCTTTTTTAACAGGTTTAGTTCCTGGTATGGGATATGGCGATATGTTCATAGTTGCTGGTTTCTTTTTAATAGGTTCATTAATAGTAGCTATTTTAAATTGAGAAGGAGAAGAAACTTTCATTGAAGATCTTCTTGCTGGTGCAAAAGATATGATAGGAGTTGCATTTATTATTTCAATTGCAGGAGCTATTACTTATCTTTTAAAAGAAACAGGTATTCAAGCACTTATGTTAGCAGGAATCAAAAATTCAAATATAGGTAATATGAATCCATTTTTATTTATTATTATAACTTTCTTATTGTTTATACCTATGTCGTTTGCTTTACCTTCAACTTCAGGTTTTTCAAGTGCAGTATTTCCTGTTTGAGGACCATTAGCAGGTTCAATAAGTATAGGTTCAACTGGAACAAATATGATTTCTGGAAGTATAACAGCATTTGCATATGCTAATGGAATGGCAAATATGGTTTCTCCAGCTTCTGGAATTGTTGTTGGAGCAGCACAAATTGGTAGAACAAGTTATGGTACAATTATAAAAGGAACTTGAAAATTTCATTTAAGTTTATTTATAATAAATATAGCACTACTTTTAATTGGAACAGGTCTTAATTATACAGGATCTCATATTTTTTAA
- a CDS encoding formate/nitrite transporter family protein: MNKNNNIEEEIRSLKELDYGVLDAQHSFMVDGVLGGFKAAIHKLHYTFIKQILLGIMSGVIIGFGYVACIIAMVSLKGTGFEAFGTILLGFIFPGCIIMITFLGGGLFTSHVFSTIPVFKGCGSKRLYLKGIFGVLLGNFIGTFIFVAIFSGAGGLWDNVPFLNKVFDIAMHKLYLVNHDLQSNGSIKAVSILATIGIGICSGILCNIMVCSTLPLASTTKNAAAVILLMVFPIAYFAIGGFQHGPANSFFMWMLLFEAIFNHSQVAITNGSGEVLLRPEFYHFALFIALSTIPTLIGNWIGGALLLPGVLYFINKEYASILFKKIKLEYLEEKMGSFKEIADKQIKKIDKKLKQKKANIEARESENKSE, from the coding sequence ATGAATAAAAACAACAATATAGAAGAAGAAATTAGGTCACTTAAAGAATTAGATTATGGAGTTTTAGATGCACAGCATTCATTTATGGTGGATGGTGTATTGGGTGGATTTAAAGCTGCAATTCATAAGTTGCACTATACTTTTATAAAGCAAATATTGCTTGGAATTATGAGTGGTGTAATTATAGGTTTTGGATATGTTGCATGTATTATTGCAATGGTATCACTTAAAGGTACTGGTTTTGAAGCATTTGGAACAATTTTATTAGGTTTTATTTTTCCAGGGTGTATTATTATGATTACATTTCTTGGTGGGGGATTGTTTACAAGTCATGTTTTTAGTACAATTCCAGTTTTTAAAGGTTGTGGAAGTAAAAGATTATATTTAAAAGGAATTTTTGGAGTTCTTTTAGGAAATTTTATTGGAACATTTATTTTTGTAGCAATCTTTTCAGGAGCAGGAGGACTTTGAGATAATGTTCCTTTTCTAAATAAAGTTTTTGATATAGCAATGCATAAATTATATTTAGTAAATCATGATTTACAAAGTAATGGATCAATTAAAGCAGTAAGTATTCTTGCAACAATTGGAATAGGTATATGTTCAGGGATTTTGTGTAATATAATGGTTTGTTCAACATTGCCATTAGCAAGTACAACAAAAAATGCAGCAGCAGTTATTTTATTAATGGTTTTCCCAATTGCTTATTTTGCAATTGGAGGTTTTCAACATGGACCTGCAAACTCTTTCTTTATGTGAATGTTATTATTTGAGGCAATTTTTAATCATAGTCAAGTAGCAATAACAAATGGTAGTGGAGAAGTTCTATTACGTCCAGAATTTTATCATTTTGCTTTATTTATTGCTTTAAGTACAATACCAACTTTAATTGGTAATTGAATTGGGGGAGCATTATTGCTACCAGGAGTTTTATATTTTATTAATAAAGAATATGCATCAATTTTATTCAAAAAAATTAAATTGGAATATTTAGAAGAAAAAATGGGTAGTTTCAAAGAAATTGCTGATAAACAAATTAAAAAAATTGATAAAAAGTTGAAACAGAAAAAAGCTAATATTGAAGCTAGAGAAAGTGAAAACAAATCAGAATAA
- the thrS gene encoding threonine--tRNA ligase: MKIKLLDGKIMSFDIPKTVIEIAQEISISLGKKCVGAIINGKEVVPSKATIDKDCKLELITERHELFNSVVNYTAKIITGFALKTLFPQGSLYPESEGYDKSEFFVYYDLPTKLTLEDLKEAEKLANDLISKKIELKFEDVTFTDEKYNELMSSINVKKEYIDIMLEMNKNRYIKFPVASLNGVVYYSRYANLNNTSDLFKIELNEITAFQIEDNKYVYKIHGLTAISEKELEEKKRKIEELKENDHKYIAKNLEIYHLDPLIGQGLPIWLPNGTVLKQEIKKYLMEKEFEYDFIQIETPVIGTSELYKTSGHWDHYRDDMFAPMILPKEEMVLKPMSCPHHISVYRYKQRSYRDLPLRFAEHALQHRYESSGSLTGLERVRAMELTDSHIFVRADQVKDEFIRCFNLITEVLKTFDIKIDYLSLSLRDPEDKEKYFNDDKMWNQAEAELEKVLNELKIDYKKMIGEAAFYGPKLDIQAKTALGHEITVSTIQLDFLLPQKFELSYINFEGELERPIMIHRGLVGTYERFISVLLEQTKGVLPLWCSPQQVEIIPVNIAKKDYAEKVREELKSKLIRSKIDLRDERLSYKIRDAQIRKIPYQLVLGDKESENDMVTYRKYGSEEQITVTLKEFIKMIEKKVKEKIYN; the protein is encoded by the coding sequence ATGAAAATAAAATTACTAGATGGAAAAATAATGAGTTTTGATATTCCAAAAACTGTTATAGAAATTGCTCAAGAAATATCTATTTCATTAGGTAAAAAATGCGTAGGAGCAATTATTAATGGCAAAGAAGTGGTTCCAAGCAAAGCAACTATAGATAAAGATTGCAAATTGGAATTAATTACAGAAAGACATGAATTATTTAATTCAGTTGTAAATTACACTGCAAAAATAATTACAGGCTTTGCTTTAAAAACTTTATTTCCACAAGGAAGTCTTTATCCTGAATCAGAAGGATATGATAAATCAGAGTTCTTTGTGTATTATGACTTACCAACCAAATTAACATTAGAAGACTTGAAAGAAGCAGAAAAATTAGCAAATGATCTTATTAGTAAAAAAATAGAACTTAAATTTGAAGATGTAACTTTTACAGATGAAAAATATAATGAATTAATGAGCTCAATTAATGTCAAAAAAGAATATATTGATATTATGTTGGAAATGAATAAGAACAGATATATTAAATTTCCAGTTGCATCATTAAATGGTGTTGTATATTACTCTAGATATGCTAATTTAAATAATACAAGCGATTTATTTAAGATTGAATTAAATGAAATAACTGCCTTTCAAATAGAAGATAATAAATATGTATATAAAATTCACGGTTTGACTGCAATTAGTGAAAAAGAATTAGAAGAAAAGAAAAGAAAAATTGAAGAATTAAAAGAAAATGATCATAAATACATTGCCAAAAATTTGGAAATATATCATTTAGATCCTTTAATTGGACAAGGTTTACCTATTTGATTGCCAAATGGTACTGTTTTAAAACAAGAAATCAAAAAATACTTAATGGAAAAAGAATTTGAATATGATTTTATTCAAATTGAAACTCCTGTAATTGGAACAAGTGAACTTTATAAAACTTCAGGGCATTGAGATCATTATAGAGATGATATGTTTGCTCCTATGATTCTTCCAAAAGAAGAAATGGTTTTAAAACCAATGAGTTGTCCTCATCATATTTCAGTTTATAGATATAAACAAAGAAGTTATAGAGATTTACCTTTAAGATTTGCAGAGCATGCATTACAACACAGATATGAATCATCTGGAAGTTTAACAGGGCTTGAAAGAGTTAGAGCAATGGAATTGACAGATTCACATATTTTTGTAAGAGCAGATCAAGTTAAAGATGAATTTATAAGATGTTTTAATTTAATAACAGAGGTTTTAAAAACTTTTGATATTAAAATTGATTACTTATCTTTATCATTAAGAGATCCAGAAGATAAAGAAAAATACTTTAATGATGACAAAATGTGAAATCAAGCTGAAGCAGAACTTGAAAAAGTTTTAAATGAATTAAAAATTGATTATAAAAAAATGATTGGTGAAGCTGCATTTTATGGACCTAAATTAGATATTCAAGCAAAAACTGCTTTAGGACATGAAATTACTGTTTCAACAATACAATTGGATTTTTTATTACCTCAGAAATTTGAGCTTAGTTATATAAATTTTGAAGGGGAATTAGAAAGACCTATTATGATTCACAGAGGTCTTGTAGGAACTTATGAGAGATTTATTTCAGTTCTTTTAGAACAAACAAAAGGTGTTTTACCATTATGATGTAGTCCTCAACAAGTTGAAATAATTCCTGTAAATATTGCTAAAAAAGACTATGCAGAAAAAGTAAGAGAGGAATTAAAATCAAAATTAATAAGATCAAAAATAGATCTTAGAGATGAAAGATTGAGTTACAAAATTCGTGATGCACAAATTAGAAAAATTCCTTATCAATTAGTATTAGGAGATAAGGAATCTGAAAATGATATGGTAACATATAGAAAATATGGTAGTGAAGAACAAATTACTGTAACTCTTAAAGAATTTATTAAAATGATTGAGAAAAAAGTGAAAGAAAAAATATATAATTAA
- a CDS encoding adenosine deaminase family protein yields the protein MNKQNFITMPKFEMHLHIEGTMYPEFFVKKAKEKNIKLAFDTPEEYYVDYRTRNTLQKFLMTYYGNMRVLENKWDFYDLAWEHAKRASEQNIRYAEIFFDPQPHLYRGVKFDEIVNGLYEAFQDAKKKLNFRAQLIMCFLKDLPEYEAEEVLELAKSAIKQNKIIAIGFDSSESPNWVQRFQKVVLKARFLGLKVVSHCQENVTDQSAWDVLHYFQPNRIDHGFLYTRIKKFWQE from the coding sequence ATGAATAAACAAAATTTTATAACTATGCCTAAATTTGAGATGCATTTACATATTGAAGGAACAATGTATCCTGAATTTTTTGTTAAAAAAGCAAAAGAAAAAAATATCAAACTTGCTTTTGATACTCCAGAAGAATATTATGTTGATTATAGAACCAGAAATACATTACAAAAATTCCTAATGACTTATTATGGAAATATGCGTGTATTGGAAAATAAATGAGATTTTTATGATTTAGCTTGAGAACATGCCAAAAGAGCTTCTGAGCAAAATATTAGATATGCTGAAATATTTTTTGATCCTCAACCACATCTTTATAGAGGTGTTAAATTTGATGAAATTGTAAATGGATTATATGAAGCTTTTCAAGATGCTAAAAAAAAATTAAATTTTAGAGCACAATTGATTATGTGTTTTTTAAAAGATTTACCAGAGTATGAAGCTGAAGAAGTTTTAGAATTGGCAAAATCTGCAATTAAGCAAAATAAAATTATAGCTATTGGTTTTGATTCAAGTGAATCACCAAATTGAGTACAAAGGTTTCAAAAAGTTGTTTTAAAAGCAAGATTCTTAGGATTAAAAGTTGTAAGTCATTGTCAAGAAAATGTTACAGATCAATCAGCATGAGATGTATTGCATTATTTTCAACCTAATAGAATTGATCATGGTTTTTTATACACGAGGATAAAGAAATTTTGACAAGAATAA
- a CDS encoding PTS lactose/cellobiose transporter subunit IIA: MSEINWNQISMEMISCIGSSKSNAILAIRAAKEKDFDKSKELIKLAELEMNKAHNLHFDIVAREANGENLDLKLIFLHAEDQMLTTQAIIDLGKEMIEMYKIIYK; encoded by the coding sequence ATGAGTGAAATTAATTGAAATCAAATATCAATGGAAATGATTTCTTGCATAGGAAGTTCAAAATCAAATGCAATACTCGCTATTAGAGCAGCAAAAGAAAAAGATTTTGATAAATCAAAAGAATTAATTAAATTAGCTGAATTGGAAATGAATAAAGCACATAATTTACATTTTGACATAGTTGCAAGAGAAGCAAATGGAGAAAATCTTGATCTGAAACTAATTTTTTTACACGCAGAAGATCAAATGCTTACAACTCAAGCTATAATTGATTTAGGTAAAGAAATGATTGAAATGTATAAAATAATATATAAATAA
- the pyk gene encoding pyruvate kinase has product MNKFNLNEKMKRTKVITTIGPSVHSKEAIKELFDKGMTTIRLNFSHADFQEHGERFEWVKTLRKEINKPISILLDTKGPEIRIGKMKDGKQEVKAGTEITVYTDPKDFSTRECSATEMQMSYDMSQDVKVGDVVLVDDGKLTMHVTSVDKYKVICKAFNTHLVKTNKRVNLPGVEFTLPFLAEKDYNDIHFGIENNIDYIAASFVNSADNVNEIRNILKEKKAEHIQIISKIESQVGCDNIDSIIAASDGIMVARGDLGLEIPYYDVPYWEKQIIRKCREQGKLVIVATQMLESMTDNPQPTRAEVTDVYYATELGADATMLSGESANGDFPFITVETMSTINKRAEIEFYEKNYYTKQLENARKSSSGKRSEIANQLANTTLGGNYEYAVVVSRTGELLKTISKFRPNVTILGVCDNEKLWTGFGAMHSIFMNQVDNLDSFMDDQKAISEVAKSWGAKSGERILFVRNENIKEITVL; this is encoded by the coding sequence CCAAAGTTATTACAACTATTGGTCCAAGTGTTCACTCAAAAGAAGCTATCAAAGAATTATTTGATAAAGGAATGACAACAATACGTTTAAACTTTTCACACGCTGATTTTCAAGAACATGGAGAAAGATTTGAATGAGTTAAAACTTTAAGAAAAGAAATAAATAAACCAATTTCAATTTTATTAGATACAAAAGGTCCAGAAATTAGAATTGGAAAAATGAAAGATGGAAAACAAGAAGTTAAAGCAGGAACTGAAATAACTGTTTATACTGATCCAAAAGATTTTTCAACAAGAGAATGTTCAGCAACAGAAATGCAAATGTCATATGATATGTCTCAAGATGTAAAAGTTGGAGATGTAGTTTTAGTAGATGATGGAAAATTAACAATGCATGTAACAAGTGTTGATAAATATAAAGTTATATGTAAAGCATTTAATACTCATTTAGTAAAAACAAATAAAAGAGTAAATTTACCAGGTGTTGAATTTACATTGCCATTCTTAGCTGAAAAAGATTACAATGATATTCATTTTGGAATTGAAAATAATATTGACTATATTGCAGCATCATTTGTTAACTCAGCAGATAATGTAAACGAAATTAGAAATATTTTAAAAGAAAAAAAAGCAGAACATATCCAAATTATTTCAAAAATTGAATCACAAGTTGGATGTGATAATATTGATTCAATTATTGCAGCATCAGATGGAATTATGGTTGCTCGTGGAGATTTAGGATTAGAAATTCCTTATTATGATGTACCATATTGAGAAAAACAAATTATTAGAAAATGTAGAGAACAAGGAAAATTAGTTATTGTGGCAACACAAATGTTAGAATCAATGACTGATAATCCTCAACCAACAAGAGCTGAAGTAACTGACGTTTACTATGCAACTGAATTAGGTGCTGATGCAACTATGTTAAGTGGTGAATCAGCAAATGGAGATTTCCCATTTATTACTGTTGAAACTATGTCAACAATTAATAAACGTGCTGAAATTGAATTTTATGAAAAAAACTACTATACTAAACAATTAGAAAATGCTAGAAAATCAAGTTCAGGAAAAAGATCTGAAATTGCAAATCAATTAGCAAATACTACTTTAGGTGGAAACTATGAATATGCTGTTGTTGTTTCAAGAACAGGAGAATTGCTAAAAACTATTTCAAAATTTAGACCAAATGTTACCATCCTAGGTGTTTGTGATAATGAAAAATTATGAACTGGATTTGGAGCAATGCATTCAATCTTTATGAATCAAGTAGATAATTTAGATTCATTCATGGATGATCAAAAAGCAATCTCAGAAGTTGCAAAATCATGAGGTGCAAAATCAGGAGAAAGAATCTTGTTTGTTAGAAATGAAAATATTAAAGAAATTACAGTATTATAA